A window of the Gammaproteobacteria bacterium genome harbors these coding sequences:
- a CDS encoding response regulator, whose amino-acid sequence MKKTNNSRHILIVDDHDINLRVVSHLLQRNGHQYQLASSAIEAVTLANQQKFDVILMDIHMPDVNGVEAVKRIRNTECINQTTPIIALTADSFSLSLRELINIGFNDRLIKPVTEQDLLYQLNNWFDTNDDNNKEARKNTRDKNKKAVSTLNELRTMLLKELPTNLVQLGNYQRNNDSEAIYQLAHRLHGASCYVDWPNLKAAANTLESHILNAQDPDKIDKCTRRLTQTIEQIIKDNA is encoded by the coding sequence GTGAAAAAGACAAACAATAGTCGCCATATCCTTATTGTCGATGACCATGATATTAATCTGAGGGTGGTCTCTCACTTATTGCAACGCAACGGGCATCAATATCAACTGGCTAGCAGCGCTATTGAAGCAGTTACTCTGGCCAATCAACAAAAGTTTGACGTGATATTAATGGATATCCATATGCCCGATGTCAATGGAGTCGAAGCAGTTAAACGTATACGTAATACCGAGTGTATAAACCAAACCACTCCGATCATCGCCTTAACCGCAGATTCTTTTAGTTTAAGCCTACGTGAATTAATTAACATCGGCTTTAATGATCGGCTTATCAAGCCTGTGACCGAGCAAGATTTACTTTACCAACTCAACAACTGGTTTGACACGAATGACGACAATAATAAAGAGGCCAGAAAAAACACGCGCGATAAAAACAAAAAAGCAGTCTCTACCCTCAACGAATTACGCACCATGCTACTTAAAGAACTGCCAACGAACCTGGTACAACTGGGGAACTATCAGCGCAACAACGATTCCGAAGCAATTTATCAGCTTGCGCATCGGCTTCATGGTGCGAGCTGTTACGTTGACTGGCCCAACCTTAAAGCGGCAGCAAATACTCTAGAGTCGCATATTTTAAATGCCCAAGACCCCGATAAAATTGACAAATGTACCCGACGTTTAACACAAACCATTGAGCAGATAATTAAAGATAACGCCTAA
- a CDS encoding threonine synthase, with translation MPFRNRYTGLIDAYRDRLPVNDDARVISLGEGNTPLIRLHNIPDILGKDVDIYVKYEGLNPTGSFKDRGMTMAVTKAVEAGSKAIICASTGNTSASAAAYAARAGIAAFVLIPEGKIALGKLAQTMMYGAVIIQIKGNFDDGMRLVKEVAETAPVTIVNSINPFRLQGQKTAAFEIIEELGRAPDYHCLPVGNAGNITAHWIGYCESSAASGDCVTEACTFCDGHCKYTGDPIVGNRPVMVGYQASGSAPFMRGDMVDDPDTVATAIRIGHPQSWHQAWKVKEESKGWFDECTDELILSTQKLLTEKEGIFCEPASAASLAGAIEDIKSGKIKEGSTIVCTLTGHGLKDPDIAMKQGQSTFVTVDATLDAIKKTILDNME, from the coding sequence ATGCCATTTCGTAATCGCTACACAGGCTTAATTGATGCCTATCGTGATCGTTTGCCCGTTAACGATGACGCACGAGTAATCAGCCTGGGTGAAGGCAATACGCCGTTAATTCGCTTGCATAATATTCCTGACATACTAGGCAAAGATGTTGACATCTATGTTAAATATGAAGGTTTAAACCCTACTGGTTCGTTTAAAGATCGCGGTATGACCATGGCGGTGACCAAGGCCGTTGAAGCGGGCAGTAAGGCCATCATTTGCGCCTCAACGGGTAATACCTCAGCTTCAGCCGCTGCCTATGCAGCGCGCGCAGGCATTGCTGCGTTTGTTTTAATACCGGAAGGTAAAATCGCGCTTGGTAAACTTGCTCAGACGATGATGTATGGTGCTGTTATCATTCAAATTAAAGGTAATTTTGATGACGGTATGCGCTTAGTCAAAGAAGTTGCCGAAACGGCACCGGTAACAATAGTGAACTCTATTAATCCGTTTCGTTTACAGGGTCAGAAAACAGCGGCCTTTGAAATTATTGAAGAGCTAGGTCGCGCACCGGATTATCACTGTTTACCCGTAGGTAATGCCGGTAATATTACGGCACATTGGATTGGTTATTGTGAATCCTCTGCTGCGTCAGGTGATTGTGTGACTGAGGCCTGCACCTTTTGTGATGGTCATTGTAAGTATACGGGTGACCCTATTGTGGGGAATCGTCCAGTCATGGTGGGCTATCAGGCCAGTGGTTCGGCACCGTTTATGCGTGGTGATATGGTTGATGATCCAGATACGGTGGCAACCGCGATTCGTATTGGTCATCCACAATCGTGGCATCAAGCCTGGAAAGTCAAAGAAGAGTCAAAGGGTTGGTTTGATGAGTGTACTGATGAGCTAATTCTTAGCACGCAAAAATTACTAACTGAAAAAGAGGGGATTTTTTGTGAGCCCGCCTCTGCAGCATCGTTGGCCGGCGCGATTGAGGACATTAAATCAGGTAAGATAAAAGAAGGTAGTACGATTGTTTGTACACTAACTGGTCATGGCCTGAAAGATCCTGATATCGCTATGAAACAAGGTCAATCGACATTCGTTACGGTTGATGCAACACTTGATGCTATTAAAAAGACAATTCTTGATAATATGGAATAA
- a CDS encoding homoserine dehydrogenase, which yields MKPVNVGILGLGTVGGGTINVLARNAKEIARRAGREIKIIAAAAREVKGCSTDDFTVTEDAFAVVNNPDVEIIVELIGGCDPAKALILTAIRNGKHVVTANKALIALHGNELFAEAQKHGVTIAFEAAVAGGIPIIKALREGLAGNSILWVAGIINGTGNFILSEMRDKGRDFADVLAEAQALGYAEADPTFDVEGIDAAHKLTILASIAFGIPLQFDAVFTEGIGNITRDDMQYAEELGYRIKHLGIARRTDAGIELRVHPTMIPQRRLIANVDGVMNAVLVMADAVGPTLYYGAGAGAEATASAVVADLVDVVRALTTDPENRVPHLAFQADALSDIAVLTADEFETAYYLRMNAVDEPGVLADVTRLLGEQGISIEAILQKGQKGQKGSSGDDNLVPIVLLTQRVKEAKMNAALDGISQLSSVTGNIARIRVESLN from the coding sequence TTGAAACCAGTTAATGTTGGCATTCTTGGTTTGGGTACGGTGGGTGGCGGCACCATCAATGTGCTGGCGCGTAATGCTAAAGAGATTGCTCGTCGTGCTGGTCGCGAGATCAAAATTATTGCAGCGGCGGCGCGCGAAGTCAAAGGCTGTTCTACGGACGATTTTACTGTTACGGAAGATGCCTTTGCAGTGGTTAACAATCCTGATGTCGAAATTATTGTCGAGTTGATTGGCGGTTGCGATCCAGCTAAAGCATTGATTCTGACCGCTATCCGTAATGGTAAGCATGTTGTTACTGCCAACAAAGCCTTGATTGCACTACATGGTAATGAGTTATTTGCCGAGGCACAAAAGCATGGTGTGACGATTGCCTTTGAAGCAGCGGTGGCTGGCGGTATCCCGATTATTAAAGCCTTGCGCGAGGGTTTGGCAGGCAATTCAATTTTGTGGGTTGCTGGTATTATTAATGGTACCGGTAACTTCATCCTTAGTGAAATGCGCGACAAAGGCCGTGACTTTGCGGATGTACTAGCAGAAGCACAAGCACTGGGTTATGCCGAGGCAGATCCGACTTTTGATGTTGAAGGTATTGATGCAGCGCATAAGCTCACTATTCTTGCCTCGATTGCGTTTGGTATACCGTTACAATTTGATGCCGTATTTACTGAGGGTATTGGCAATATCACCCGTGATGATATGCAATATGCCGAAGAATTAGGCTACCGTATTAAACATTTAGGCATAGCGCGTCGTACTGATGCTGGTATTGAATTGCGTGTGCATCCCACTATGATTCCTCAGCGTCGCTTAATCGCCAACGTTGATGGCGTAATGAACGCGGTATTAGTGATGGCCGATGCCGTAGGGCCAACCTTGTATTACGGTGCCGGTGCCGGTGCTGAGGCCACGGCTTCAGCCGTTGTTGCTGACCTGGTCGATGTGGTGCGTGCATTAACGACTGATCCTGAAAACCGTGTGCCGCATTTAGCATTTCAGGCGGATGCTTTGTCTGATATTGCCGTGTTAACAGCCGACGAGTTTGAAACAGCTTATTATTTAAGAATGAACGCAGTTGATGAACCCGGCGTGTTGGCCGATGTCACCCGCTTGCTTGGTGAGCAGGGCATTAGCATCGAAGCTATCTTACAAAAAGGGCAAAAAGGGCAAAAAGGCTCATCGGGCGATGACAACCTGGTGCCTATTGTGCTGTTAACGCAAAGAGTCAAAGAAGCGAAGATGAATGCAGCGCTTGATGGTATTTCACAGTTATCATCAGTGACAGGGAATATCGCGCGTATTCGTGTTGAATCATTAAACTAA
- the cysM gene encoding cysteine synthase CysM, which yields MHFPTIEDFVGNTPLVRLQRLIGQSSNTILLKLEGNNPAGSVKDRPAISMISRAEMRGDITPGDTLIEPTSGNTGIALAMAAAVKGYHMILVMPEHMSLERRSIMRAYGAEIVLTPKAGSMEKAIDVARELVAKGKGKLLDQFANSANPLAHYEGTAKEIWYDSQGTITHFVSSMGTTGTIMGSSRYLKEKNSAIQIIGVHPTEGSAIPGIRRWPKEYLPKIYDETRVDRIIEVNEQEATETMLAMAREEGIFAGMSSGGALCAALRLSQEVENATIVSIVCDRGDRYLSTGIFP from the coding sequence ATGCATTTTCCAACTATTGAAGATTTTGTCGGTAATACACCGCTAGTGCGCTTGCAACGATTAATCGGGCAAAGTAGTAACACTATTTTATTGAAATTAGAAGGCAATAACCCTGCTGGGTCGGTCAAAGATCGTCCTGCTATTAGCATGATCAGCCGTGCTGAGATGCGTGGTGATATTACACCTGGTGATACCTTAATTGAGCCTACCAGCGGCAATACCGGCATTGCCTTAGCAATGGCGGCGGCGGTTAAGGGTTACCATATGATTTTGGTTATGCCTGAGCATATGAGCCTGGAACGGCGTAGTATTATGCGTGCTTACGGGGCTGAGATTGTGTTAACGCCTAAAGCAGGCAGTATGGAAAAGGCCATTGATGTTGCGCGTGAATTGGTTGCCAAAGGTAAAGGTAAGCTGTTGGATCAGTTTGCTAATTCGGCTAATCCATTGGCGCATTATGAAGGCACAGCAAAAGAGATTTGGTATGATAGCCAAGGTACGATCACTCATTTTGTTTCATCGATGGGCACAACCGGAACCATTATGGGTAGCTCCCGTTACCTGAAAGAAAAGAATTCAGCTATTCAAATTATTGGCGTGCACCCCACAGAAGGATCTGCCATCCCTGGTATTCGTCGTTGGCCAAAAGAATATCTACCTAAAATTTATGATGAGACGCGTGTCGATCGTATTATTGAGGTTAATGAACAAGAGGCTACTGAGACGATGCTCGCGATGGCGCGTGAAGAAGGCATATTCGCTGGCATGTCATCCGGCGGGGCTTTATGTGCGGCTTTACGTCTATCACAAGAAGTCGAAAACGCGACGATTGTGAGTATTGTTTGTGATCGTGGTGATCGCTATCTCTCAACGGGTATTTTTCCTTGA
- a CDS encoding 3'-5' exonuclease yields MNVFVFDIETVPDVEGARRIHDLEGLDDKGVADVLFYHRRQQANTEFLRHHLHRIVAISVVFRGSSDRLKVWSLGDEGSSEKELIQRFFEGINKYTPTLVSWNGSGFDLPVLHYRMLVNGVVAPRYWDNGDDDRDFKWNNYLSRYHQRHTDLMDVLAGFSPRANAPLDEMAALLGFPGKMGMSGAKVWDAYQAGDIKGIRHYCELDVLNTYLIYLRYQMIRGQLLEAEYINECQMLRSVLAEEKHEHFDRFLSAWKN; encoded by the coding sequence ATGAACGTATTTGTATTTGATATAGAAACCGTGCCCGATGTCGAGGGTGCGCGACGTATTCATGACCTTGAGGGGCTAGATGATAAGGGCGTAGCTGATGTGTTGTTTTATCACCGTCGTCAGCAGGCTAACACCGAATTTTTGCGCCATCATCTACATCGCATTGTCGCCATATCCGTTGTGTTTCGTGGCTCTTCTGACCGGCTTAAAGTGTGGTCGCTTGGTGATGAGGGCTCATCAGAAAAAGAGCTTATCCAACGTTTTTTTGAGGGCATAAATAAATATACGCCCACCTTGGTATCATGGAATGGTAGTGGTTTTGATCTGCCCGTTTTACACTATCGTATGTTGGTTAATGGCGTTGTCGCACCACGTTATTGGGACAATGGTGATGATGATCGAGACTTCAAGTGGAATAATTATCTGAGCCGTTACCATCAACGTCATACCGACTTAATGGATGTGTTAGCCGGCTTTAGTCCGCGCGCCAATGCACCACTGGATGAAATGGCAGCCCTGCTTGGTTTTCCTGGCAAAATGGGCATGAGTGGCGCCAAGGTGTGGGATGCCTATCAAGCCGGTGACATTAAGGGTATTCGTCACTATTGCGAGCTTGATGTGCTTAATACCTATTTAATTTATCTGCGTTATCAGATGATTCGTGGCCAGTTACTTGAGGCTGAATATATTAATGAATGTCAAATGCTTAGGAGTGTCTTGGCAGAAGAAAAACATGAACACTTTGATCGCTTTCTGAGCGCCTGGAAAAACTAA
- the rlmD gene encoding 23S rRNA (uracil(1939)-C(5))-methyltransferase RlmD — translation MSRAKKQAITEHTAIVEDLSHDGKGVVRVDGKTVFIHGALPGEEVTFNLKKRRRRWDVAELISIKNASTDRVEPRCAAANMCGGCSLQHLNSEAQISLKQGSLLEALKRIGKTEPQEVLPVMTGNFWGYRRKARLGVRYVTKKQSLLIGFREKDGRFLTDMQRCEVLHPNVGERINQLRELVGGMNAAKEIAQIEVAMGDTVTALIFRNMIELDDNDTASLIDFAKNSGLHIYLQPAGPSSVVPLWPLDSKLSYRLDQFDLEFEFLPSDFTQVNQSINQQMISQAISLLDLNKQDRVFDLFCGLGNFSLPMARFAGEVLAVEGEASLVQRAKDNAERNAIDNVEFHVADLSKPLIDTPWFKSFIQQGVEKMLLDPPRSGAYDIIKELQPVKFKRIVYVSCHPGSLARDTELLVHEQGYKLVKAGIMDMFPHTAHVEAMAVFER, via the coding sequence ATGTCTAGAGCAAAAAAACAGGCCATTACTGAACATACGGCAATAGTTGAAGACCTTAGCCACGATGGTAAAGGAGTGGTGCGCGTTGACGGTAAAACAGTGTTTATTCATGGTGCGCTACCGGGTGAAGAAGTCACCTTTAATTTAAAAAAACGTCGTCGGCGCTGGGACGTTGCTGAATTAATTAGCATTAAAAATGCGTCTACTGACAGAGTTGAGCCGCGCTGCGCTGCCGCCAACATGTGTGGTGGTTGCAGTCTTCAGCATCTTAATAGTGAGGCACAAATTTCACTCAAGCAAGGTAGCTTGCTTGAAGCGTTAAAACGCATCGGCAAAACCGAACCACAAGAAGTGTTGCCTGTTATGACGGGCAATTTTTGGGGTTATCGGCGCAAGGCAAGGCTCGGTGTGCGTTATGTCACCAAGAAACAATCACTGCTAATTGGTTTTCGCGAGAAGGACGGCCGTTTTTTAACGGATATGCAGCGCTGCGAGGTGTTGCACCCTAATGTCGGTGAACGTATAAATCAGCTACGCGAGCTAGTGGGTGGTATGAATGCGGCGAAAGAGATTGCGCAAATCGAAGTCGCGATGGGTGATACGGTTACGGCATTGATATTTCGTAACATGATCGAGTTGGACGACAACGATACAGCCAGTTTAATTGACTTCGCTAAGAACAGTGGTTTACATATTTATCTACAACCAGCGGGGCCAAGCAGTGTTGTGCCACTGTGGCCGCTTGATTCAAAACTATCTTACCGGCTTGATCAATTTGATCTTGAGTTTGAATTTTTACCCAGTGACTTTACCCAGGTTAACCAAAGTATTAATCAACAGATGATTAGCCAGGCGATTAGCTTGCTCGATTTAAATAAACAAGACCGAGTCTTCGATTTGTTTTGTGGCTTAGGGAATTTCAGCTTACCTATGGCTCGTTTCGCTGGTGAAGTGCTGGCGGTTGAGGGTGAAGCCAGTTTGGTACAAAGGGCGAAAGATAACGCTGAACGTAATGCTATTGATAATGTTGAATTTCACGTAGCGGATTTGAGTAAACCGCTGATTGATACGCCCTGGTTTAAATCATTTATTCAACAAGGTGTTGAAAAGATGCTGCTTGACCCGCCGCGCTCTGGTGCTTATGACATCATTAAAGAATTACAACCGGTCAAGTTTAAACGCATTGTTTATGTTTCTTGCCATCCGGGTAGCTTGGCGCGTGATACGGAATTGTTAGTGCACGAGCAAGGGTATAAATTAGTCAAAGCCGGTATTATGGATATGTTCCCGCACACAGCGCATGTTGAAGCAATGGCAGTGTTTGAGCGCTGA